One part of the Rhodothermales bacterium genome encodes these proteins:
- a CDS encoding J domain-containing protein: MAVADKNYYTVLGVSEDADADAIKKAYRKLARQHHPDKNPGKAGAEERFKEIQEAYDVLGDPEKRKQYDTLRKNPYAGFAGNPYAGDGGQRGFYRTPDGAYVRFDTSGDTPYSDAGSGFEGFSDLFDQFFAQQRAEPSGGRRPRRAPGADIESVLPLTFDEALRGGKREISLPDGDTVRIDVPEGVDNGFKIRLKGRGQAGAGGRGDLYIRFEVSPHPRFERKGNDVLVTETIGLIDAVTGASRVVTDPYGRSVKMAIPAGLQVGKTLRLRGQGIKTEKGRGDMLVKIDVRFPERLSEEARAALIKWAETYGVS, translated from the coding sequence ATGGCCGTGGCAGACAAGAACTACTATACCGTGCTGGGCGTCTCGGAGGACGCCGACGCCGATGCCATCAAGAAGGCTTATCGTAAACTGGCGCGTCAGCATCATCCCGACAAAAACCCGGGAAAGGCCGGCGCGGAGGAGCGCTTCAAGGAGATTCAGGAAGCCTACGACGTACTCGGCGACCCCGAGAAGCGGAAGCAATACGACACGCTGCGCAAGAACCCCTACGCCGGCTTCGCCGGCAACCCCTACGCGGGCGATGGGGGGCAGCGAGGCTTCTACCGCACGCCCGACGGGGCTTATGTCCGGTTCGATACTTCGGGGGACACCCCTTACTCGGACGCCGGCAGCGGCTTCGAAGGGTTCTCCGATCTGTTCGATCAATTTTTTGCGCAACAGCGCGCCGAACCGTCCGGCGGCCGGCGGCCGCGCCGCGCGCCCGGAGCCGACATCGAGTCGGTCCTGCCGCTGACGTTCGACGAAGCCCTGCGGGGCGGCAAGCGGGAAATCTCCCTGCCCGACGGCGACACGGTGCGCATCGACGTGCCGGAAGGCGTCGACAATGGATTCAAGATTCGCCTCAAGGGGCGCGGCCAGGCCGGCGCGGGCGGGCGCGGCGACCTCTATATCCGATTCGAGGTTAGCCCGCACCCGCGATTCGAGCGCAAAGGCAACGACGTGCTCGTCACCGAGACGATCGGGCTGATCGATGCCGTGACCGGCGCGAGCCGGGTCGTCACCGACCCGTACGGACGCTCGGTGAAGATGGCCATCCCCGCCGGGCTACAGGTCGGCAAAACCCTGCGCCTGCGCGGTCAGGGCATCAAAACGGAGAAGGGGCGCGGCGACATGCTCGTCAAGATCGACGTCCGCTTCCCCGAGCGCCTGTCGGAGGAGGCCCGGGCGGCGCTGATCAAGTGGGCCGAGACGTACGGCGTGAGCTGA
- a CDS encoding Hsp20/alpha crystallin family protein, with protein sequence MNGVLHFAPVTRRPEIDRLFNRALGRPVFGENGNTTWSPRIDIVETNEGFGIDVDLPGLSKKDIEIVFEGDTLTLSGTRAHAHAEKKDELVRNERWSGAFSRTIRFTTDVDAAAIKATMNQGVLHLDVPRAEGSKPVRISVS encoded by the coding sequence ATGAATGGAGTACTTCACTTTGCGCCGGTAACCCGCCGCCCCGAAATCGATCGTCTGTTCAACCGCGCGTTGGGTCGCCCCGTGTTCGGGGAGAACGGCAACACGACGTGGTCGCCCCGAATCGACATCGTCGAGACGAACGAAGGGTTCGGGATCGATGTCGATCTGCCGGGCCTGAGCAAGAAGGACATCGAAATCGTGTTCGAGGGCGACACGCTGACGCTGAGCGGGACGCGTGCGCATGCCCATGCGGAGAAGAAGGACGAACTCGTACGCAACGAACGCTGGAGCGGCGCCTTCTCGCGCACGATCCGGTTCACGACGGACGTCGACGCCGCGGCCATCAAGGCCACGATGAACCAGGGCGTCCTGCATCTCGACGTGCCCAGAGCGGAGGGCAGCAAGCCGGTTCGGATTAGCGTATCTTAA
- a CDS encoding SDR family oxidoreductase, whose product MDTAHRLDGNVAIVTGASRGIGAAIAAALAERGARVVVSSRSQESVDRVASALRDRGLEAAGIACHAGRPDQLAGLVEQTVAAFGGIDILINNAATNPVFAPLLDTSPEAFDKILDVNLKGPLELCKLVYPHMKARGAGSIVNISSIAGLRPEPGLGGYSISKAALQMMTQALAVEWTPVGIRVNAVCPGIIQTKFSEALWTDPAMKQRLDEQVPARRIGQPEEVAGLVVFLASDAARYCTGGVYTVDGGYTLV is encoded by the coding sequence ATGGACACAGCGCATCGGCTCGACGGGAACGTCGCCATCGTCACCGGCGCGAGCCGGGGCATCGGCGCGGCGATCGCCGCCGCCCTCGCCGAGCGGGGCGCCCGCGTCGTCGTCAGCAGCCGGAGCCAGGAATCCGTCGACCGCGTCGCGTCGGCGCTGCGCGATCGGGGCCTGGAGGCGGCCGGCATCGCCTGCCACGCCGGCCGGCCGGATCAGCTCGCCGGGCTCGTCGAACAGACGGTCGCCGCGTTCGGCGGGATCGACATCCTGATCAACAACGCCGCCACGAATCCGGTCTTCGCGCCCCTGCTCGACACGAGCCCGGAAGCGTTCGACAAGATCCTGGACGTCAACCTGAAGGGCCCACTCGAACTGTGCAAGCTGGTGTACCCCCACATGAAGGCGCGGGGCGCGGGATCCATCGTGAACATCAGTTCGATCGCCGGCCTGCGGCCCGAGCCGGGTCTCGGCGGCTACAGCATCAGCAAGGCGGCGCTCCAGATGATGACGCAGGCGCTGGCCGTGGAATGGACGCCCGTCGGCATCCGGGTCAACGCCGTCTGCCCCGGCATCATCCAGACGAAGTTCAGCGAAGCGCTCTGGACCGACCCGGCCATGAAGCAGCGGCTCGACGAACAGGTGCCGGCGCGACGGATCGGCCAGCCCGAGGAGGTCGCCGGCCTGGTCGTCTTCCTCGCCTCCGACGCGGCCCGCTACTGCACCGGCGGGGTTTATACGGTGGATGGGGGGTATACGCTGGTTTGA
- a CDS encoding inositol monophosphatase family protein, which produces MNLAHIRDTAVDIVAEARSGILSHVEAGFSFEKKADNSFVTAADLDAERLIRRRLAEHFPDHGIVGEEFDAAASQGAYTWVIDPIDGTHSFRHGIPLYGTMLALLDGDTPIVSVIDLAGIGRCYAAAKGHGSTCNGRPIRLSDLSGDQKIEDEVIALGERKQFVSCGLERVYDTLMTGHAHARTYCDCFGHALAAEGSAGAMVDYNIRIWDSVASVLLVEEAGGRAVCVGTRGEGTEKRYDWVFGKPAMVAWVMETCGMEQIAA; this is translated from the coding sequence ATGAACCTCGCCCATATCCGCGATACCGCTGTCGACATCGTCGCCGAGGCGCGCTCCGGCATCCTCTCGCACGTCGAGGCCGGATTTTCATTCGAGAAAAAGGCCGACAACAGCTTCGTGACGGCGGCTGACCTGGACGCCGAACGCCTCATCCGGAGACGCCTCGCGGAGCATTTTCCCGATCACGGCATCGTCGGCGAGGAGTTCGACGCGGCCGCCAGCCAGGGCGCCTACACCTGGGTGATCGATCCGATCGACGGCACGCACAGTTTCCGGCACGGCATCCCGCTCTACGGCACCATGCTGGCACTGCTCGACGGCGACACGCCGATCGTCTCCGTCATCGACCTCGCCGGCATCGGGCGGTGCTACGCCGCCGCAAAGGGGCATGGGAGCACGTGCAACGGCCGGCCCATCCGCCTCAGCGATCTCTCGGGCGATCAAAAAATCGAAGACGAAGTGATCGCCCTCGGCGAGCGGAAGCAGTTCGTGAGTTGCGGCCTCGAGCGGGTGTATGACACGCTGATGACCGGCCACGCGCACGCCCGCACGTATTGCGACTGTTTCGGCCACGCCCTCGCCGCGGAGGGGTCGGCCGGCGCGATGGTGGACTACAACATCCGCATCTGGGACAGCGTGGCCTCGGTGTTGCTCGTCGAGGAAGCCGGCGGTCGCGCGGTGTGCGTCGGCACCCGCGGCGAAGGCACCGAGAAGCGCTACGACTGGGTCTTCGGCAAGCCGGCGATGGTGGCGTGGGTGATGGAGACGTGCGGGATGGAGCAGATCGCAGCTTAA
- the hutI gene encoding imidazolonepropionase, with protein MLLFNEISELYTPFDRIENAAMVVDAGRIVWVGPAAELPDDYLDDVMLISLRNRAILPGFVDSHTHLVWDGSRLDEYLRRARGESYEAILEAGGGIHNTVRATREASEEGLLALALSRAGNLLREGVTTIEVKSGYGLEPEQERKMLRVIRQLCASTPQHIAPTLLAHVVPAGWDRASYVDTFCADLIPEAAREGLATAVDVFCDRGAFTLDETRRFFEAAAANGLAFKVHAEQLTHTGATRLAAEMGALSADHLEQTTPADWQALAASGTVATLLPGATVVLRKQLPDVRAMIDAGVKVAIATDHNPGSSPFYSLMLCLQLGVALGGMSVEEALAAGTTHAADALGLPDRGRLAAGCVADFLVVEGREALAPFYQWGKPAVAEVYVAGEKTY; from the coding sequence ATGCTCCTCTTCAACGAAATATCCGAACTCTACACCCCCTTCGACCGCATCGAAAACGCGGCGATGGTGGTGGATGCCGGCCGGATCGTCTGGGTCGGCCCGGCGGCGGAACTGCCGGACGACTACCTGGACGACGTGATGCTCATCTCGCTGCGCAACCGGGCCATCCTTCCGGGCTTCGTCGACAGCCACACCCACCTCGTGTGGGACGGCTCGCGGCTCGATGAATACCTGCGCCGGGCGAGGGGCGAGTCGTATGAAGCGATTCTCGAGGCCGGCGGTGGCATCCATAACACCGTCCGCGCCACCCGGGAGGCGTCGGAGGAGGGGCTGCTGGCGCTGGCGCTCAGCCGCGCGGGAAACCTGCTGCGCGAAGGCGTGACGACGATCGAGGTGAAATCGGGTTATGGACTCGAACCGGAGCAGGAACGCAAGATGCTTCGCGTGATCCGGCAGCTGTGCGCGTCTACCCCGCAGCACATCGCGCCCACCCTGCTCGCGCATGTCGTTCCCGCCGGCTGGGACCGCGCCTCGTACGTCGACACGTTCTGCGCGGACCTCATCCCCGAGGCGGCCCGTGAGGGCCTCGCCACGGCGGTGGATGTCTTCTGCGACCGCGGCGCCTTCACGCTCGACGAAACGCGCCGGTTCTTCGAAGCCGCCGCCGCGAACGGTCTGGCGTTTAAGGTCCACGCCGAACAACTCACCCACACCGGAGCCACCCGCCTCGCCGCCGAGATGGGGGCGCTCTCGGCCGATCACCTCGAACAAACCACGCCGGCCGACTGGCAGGCGCTCGCCGCCTCCGGCACCGTCGCGACGCTACTCCCCGGCGCCACCGTCGTCCTGCGCAAGCAGCTGCCCGACGTGCGTGCGATGATCGATGCCGGCGTGAAGGTCGCCATCGCCACCGACCACAACCCGGGCAGCAGCCCGTTCTACAGCCTGATGCTCTGCCTGCAGCTCGGGGTCGCCCTGGGTGGGATGAGCGTCGAGGAAGCCCTGGCCGCCGGCACCACCCACGCCGCCGACGCGCTGGGGCTTCCGGATCGCGGCCGGCTGGCTGCCGGATGCGTCGCCGATTTCCTGGTCGTCGAAGGGCGGGAAGCTCTGGCGCCGTTTTACCAGTGGGGGAAGCCGGCGGTGGCGGAGGTGTACGTGGCAGGTGAGAAAACGTACTGA
- the hutU gene encoding urocanate hydratase: MIKPVHAPTGAQKTARGWIQEAAKRMLMNNLDPANAEKPDELIVYGGRGKAARTWEDFHRIVAVLDRLENDETLLVQSGRPVGVFRTFPQSPRVIIANSNLVGNWANWDEFDRLDKLGLMMYGQMTAGSWIYIGTQGILQGTYETFASAARKHFGGSLKGTITVTAGLGGMGGAQPLSVTLNGGVVLVVEIDPSRIQRRIETAYLDTWTRDLGDAIRQAEAAKAAGQPLSIGLLGNAAEVLPEMVRRGFIPDLVTDQTSAHDPLVGYIPILSADEDPDELRAKDLAGYKKRTFDAMARHCEAIVAMQRAGAVAFDYGNNLRAMARQGGYEDAFAYPGFVPAFIRDQFCEGRGPFRWAALSGNPQDIYKTDAAMKKLFPDDAGLHRWLTEGIKAFKFQGLPARICWLGYRERDKAGLLFNEMVRRGELDAPIVIGRDHLDSGSVASPYRETEAMLDTSDAVADWPLLNFALNAVSGAAWVSFHHGGGVGMGYSLHAGQVCVADGTDDAAERLARVLLNDPGTGVMRHADAGYARAIEVAKERGLDLPSV, encoded by the coding sequence ATGATAAAGCCCGTCCACGCCCCCACAGGGGCACAAAAAACCGCCAGGGGCTGGATCCAGGAAGCCGCGAAGCGGATGCTGATGAATAACCTGGACCCCGCCAATGCCGAAAAGCCCGACGAGCTGATCGTCTACGGCGGCCGCGGCAAGGCGGCGCGGACGTGGGAGGATTTCCATCGCATCGTCGCCGTGCTCGACCGGCTGGAGAACGACGAGACGCTCCTCGTCCAGTCCGGCCGGCCCGTCGGCGTCTTCCGCACCTTCCCGCAGTCGCCGCGCGTCATCATCGCAAACAGCAACCTCGTGGGCAACTGGGCCAACTGGGACGAGTTCGACCGGCTCGATAAACTCGGCCTGATGATGTACGGCCAGATGACCGCCGGCAGCTGGATCTACATCGGCACCCAGGGCATCCTCCAGGGCACCTACGAGACCTTCGCCTCGGCGGCGCGCAAGCATTTCGGGGGGAGCCTGAAGGGGACGATCACCGTCACCGCCGGCCTCGGCGGCATGGGCGGCGCACAACCGCTGTCGGTGACGCTCAACGGCGGGGTCGTCCTCGTCGTCGAGATCGACCCGTCCCGCATCCAGCGGCGGATCGAAACCGCATATCTGGATACGTGGACACGCGACCTGGGCGACGCCATCCGCCAGGCCGAGGCCGCGAAGGCCGCCGGCCAGCCCCTGAGCATCGGGCTGCTCGGCAATGCCGCCGAAGTGCTCCCCGAAATGGTCCGCCGCGGGTTCATCCCCGACCTCGTCACCGACCAGACCAGCGCGCACGACCCGCTCGTGGGCTACATCCCCATCCTCAGCGCCGACGAGGACCCGGACGAGCTGCGCGCGAAGGATCTCGCCGGCTACAAAAAACGCACGTTCGACGCCATGGCCCGCCACTGCGAGGCCATCGTGGCCATGCAGCGCGCCGGCGCCGTCGCCTTCGACTACGGCAACAACCTGCGGGCCATGGCCCGGCAGGGCGGGTACGAGGACGCGTTCGCCTATCCGGGCTTTGTGCCGGCGTTCATCCGCGACCAGTTTTGCGAAGGCCGCGGCCCCTTCCGCTGGGCGGCGCTGTCGGGCAATCCGCAGGACATCTACAAAACCGACGCGGCGATGAAAAAGCTCTTCCCCGACGACGCCGGCCTGCACCGCTGGCTGACGGAGGGCATCAAGGCGTTTAAATTCCAGGGTCTGCCGGCCCGCATTTGCTGGCTGGGGTACCGCGAGCGCGACAAGGCCGGGCTCTTGTTCAACGAGATGGTGCGGCGCGGCGAACTCGACGCCCCGATCGTCATCGGGCGCGACCACCTGGATTCGGGCAGCGTCGCGAGCCCGTACCGCGAGACGGAGGCCATGCTCGACACCAGCGACGCCGTGGCCGACTGGCCGCTGCTCAACTTCGCCCTCAACGCGGTGTCCGGCGCGGCGTGGGTGAGCTTCCACCACGGAGGGGGTGTCGGGATGGGCTACAGCCTCCACGCCGGCCAGGTCTGCGTGGCCGACGGCACCGACGACGCCGCCGAGCGCCTCGCCCGCGTCCTCCTCAACGACCCCGGCACCGGCGTCATGCGCCATGCCGACGCCGGCTACGCCCGCGCCATCGAGGTCGCGAAGGAGCGCGGGCTGGACTTGCCGTCTGTATGA
- a CDS encoding AbrB/MazE/SpoVT family DNA-binding domain-containing protein codes for MARVKVSPKYQVVIPQEIRESLDLKPGQEVEVMLIEDRIQIIPVRPMVSMRGYLKHIGAPFERGGDRPL; via the coding sequence ATGGCCCGGGTCAAGGTCTCTCCCAAATATCAGGTCGTCATTCCCCAGGAGATCCGGGAATCGCTCGATCTCAAGCCCGGCCAGGAGGTCGAGGTGATGCTGATCGAGGACCGGATCCAGATCATCCCCGTGCGCCCGATGGTTTCGATGCGGGGCTACCTCAAACACATCGGCGCACCGTTCGAGCGGGGAGGCGATCGGCCGTTATGA
- a CDS encoding type II toxin-antitoxin system VapC family toxin produces the protein MNVIDASAWIEFFKDGPNAAAFQAPILDQANLLVPATVLYEVFQYTIRHGSEQQAMLTIAAMRQGRVIDIDAALALSAAGLSRQHNLPMADSLVLAVARRYEATLWTQDADLKNLEGVRYFGKA, from the coding sequence ATGAACGTCATCGACGCCTCCGCCTGGATCGAGTTTTTCAAGGATGGCCCGAACGCGGCCGCTTTCCAGGCGCCGATTCTCGACCAGGCCAACCTGCTGGTGCCGGCGACGGTGCTGTACGAAGTGTTCCAATATACCATCCGGCACGGGTCGGAACAGCAGGCGATGCTCACCATCGCGGCGATGCGCCAGGGCCGGGTGATCGACATCGATGCCGCGCTGGCGCTCTCGGCGGCCGGCCTGAGCCGGCAGCACAACCTGCCGATGGCGGACAGCCTGGTCCTCGCGGTGGCTCGCCGTTACGAGGCGACGTTATGGACGCAGGATGCGGACCTCAAAAACCTCGAGGGGGTGCGGTACTTCGGGAAAGCCTGA
- a CDS encoding formimidoylglutamase, which translates to MQTTIPVSPDLLFRRGDPNDPRLGEVVGTSAADYEAARIVILGCPQDEGVRRNRGREGSRNAPAAIRRQFYKLALLGLEEGPPLKLCDLGDTPADVSLEEIHDRHREIVRAVVRDDKTLIVLGGGNDVSYPDASGLAMECPSPLAFNIDAHFDVRADTPRNSGTPYRQLLDEGHLDPELFFEIGYQRFANATAYAAYLDGLGVRGIAQDELEYLGIGEVFGEILSLPAEAIFWGIDMDVVTAADAPGVSAPNPAGLRAADLLEIAEIAGGDPRSRIFEITEVNPIYDIDDRTSRLAAVAMWTFVAACQSIDA; encoded by the coding sequence ATGCAAACCACCATCCCTGTCTCCCCCGATCTGCTTTTTCGCCGCGGCGACCCCAACGACCCGCGTCTCGGCGAGGTCGTCGGCACGTCGGCGGCCGACTACGAGGCGGCCCGCATCGTCATCCTCGGATGCCCGCAGGACGAGGGTGTCCGCCGAAACAGGGGGCGGGAGGGGAGCCGGAACGCGCCGGCCGCCATCCGCCGGCAGTTCTACAAGCTGGCCCTGCTCGGGCTGGAAGAGGGCCCCCCGCTGAAGCTGTGCGACCTGGGAGACACGCCGGCCGACGTATCCCTCGAAGAAATCCACGACCGGCACCGCGAAATCGTCCGCGCGGTCGTGCGGGACGACAAGACCCTGATTGTGCTGGGCGGCGGGAACGACGTTTCTTATCCGGACGCCTCGGGCCTCGCGATGGAATGCCCCTCGCCTCTGGCCTTCAACATCGACGCCCACTTCGACGTCCGCGCCGACACGCCGCGCAACAGCGGAACGCCCTACCGCCAGCTGCTTGACGAGGGGCATCTGGATCCCGAACTCTTTTTCGAAATCGGCTATCAGCGCTTCGCCAATGCGACGGCCTATGCCGCGTATCTCGACGGGCTGGGCGTCCGGGGCATCGCGCAGGACGAACTGGAGTACCTGGGGATCGGCGAAGTATTTGGCGAGATCCTGTCCCTGCCGGCGGAGGCGATCTTCTGGGGGATCGACATGGACGTGGTTACCGCCGCCGACGCGCCGGGGGTGAGCGCGCCAAATCCCGCCGGTCTCCGCGCCGCGGATTTGCTCGAAATCGCTGAAATCGCAGGCGGCGATCCCCGGAGCCGTATCTTCGAGATCACCGAAGTCAACCCGATCTACGACATCGACGACCGGACGAGCCGGCTGGCGGCCGTCGCGATGTGGACGTTCGTCGCGGCCTGTCAGTCGATCGACGCCTGA
- a CDS encoding MFS transporter, whose product MTETDTRSPELRKWQTTTMLSLVVGYAGYYFCRSNFSVASPLLLEAFGDQGLDKEMLGAIASVGVFFYAIGKLLNGVLCDFVGGRRMFLFGMAASIGATVLFGTGVGISVFFVAWAINRLVQSMGWGALVKISSNWFSYKRYGWVMGIMSLSFLFGDAIARLFLGKLIGIGFSWQGVFFASAAVLGVIAVVDFFTLKSSPTDVGLPEVEVNPKNVFGDAGERERPPNLMALLLPFFRSPAFWLVAFMSFGLTLMREAFNFWTPTYLAEVGQLSAGDAGQLSLFFPLFGGFAVLLTGYLSDKMAGGKRAGIMVMSLIPLVAILVVMGSVTGIENAVLPVVFVSISAFLMLGPYAFLAGAISLDLGGKQGSSTAAGMVDSAGYFGSILSGWGVGAVAQRFGWNAVFILLAIVAFLTALAAILYWRKHEA is encoded by the coding sequence ATGACCGAAACCGACACCCGCTCTCCGGAGCTCAGGAAGTGGCAGACCACGACGATGCTTTCGCTCGTTGTGGGGTATGCCGGCTATTACTTCTGCCGCTCCAACTTCTCGGTAGCGTCTCCGTTATTGCTGGAGGCGTTCGGGGATCAGGGGCTGGATAAGGAAATGCTCGGGGCGATCGCATCGGTCGGGGTGTTTTTCTATGCGATCGGGAAGCTGCTCAACGGCGTGTTGTGCGACTTCGTCGGGGGCCGGCGGATGTTTCTGTTCGGCATGGCGGCCTCGATCGGGGCGACGGTGCTGTTCGGGACCGGCGTAGGGATCAGCGTCTTTTTCGTGGCCTGGGCCATCAACCGCCTGGTCCAGTCGATGGGGTGGGGGGCGCTCGTCAAGATCTCCTCCAACTGGTTCTCGTACAAGCGCTACGGGTGGGTGATGGGGATCATGAGCCTCAGCTTCCTTTTTGGGGACGCCATCGCCCGGCTGTTTCTCGGCAAGCTGATCGGCATCGGGTTTTCGTGGCAGGGGGTGTTTTTCGCCTCGGCGGCGGTGCTCGGCGTCATCGCCGTGGTGGACTTCTTCACGCTCAAGAGCAGTCCGACGGATGTCGGGCTCCCGGAGGTGGAGGTGAACCCCAAAAACGTCTTCGGCGACGCCGGCGAGCGGGAGCGCCCGCCGAATCTCATGGCGCTCCTCCTGCCGTTTTTCCGGAGCCCCGCCTTCTGGCTCGTGGCCTTCATGTCGTTCGGGCTGACGCTGATGCGCGAGGCGTTCAACTTCTGGACGCCGACCTACCTGGCCGAAGTGGGCCAGCTCTCGGCCGGCGACGCGGGGCAGCTCTCGTTGTTCTTCCCCCTCTTCGGCGGCTTCGCGGTGTTGCTCACCGGGTACCTGTCCGACAAAATGGCCGGCGGCAAGCGGGCCGGCATCATGGTGATGTCGCTCATCCCGCTCGTCGCCATCCTCGTCGTGATGGGGAGCGTGACGGGTATCGAAAATGCGGTGCTGCCGGTCGTTTTTGTGTCGATCTCGGCCTTCCTGATGCTCGGTCCCTACGCGTTCCTGGCCGGCGCCATCTCGCTCGACCTCGGCGGCAAGCAGGGCAGTTCGACCGCTGCCGGCATGGTCGACAGCGCCGGCTACTTCGGCAGCATCCTCTCCGGCTGGGGCGTCGGCGCCGTCGCGCAACGCTTCGGGTGGAACGCGGTGTTTATCCTGCTCGCCATCGTGGCCTTCCTGACGGCGCTCGCCGCCATCCTCTACTGGCGCAAACACGAGGCGTAA